One genomic window of Candidatus Trichorickettsia mobilis includes the following:
- a CDS encoding phosphoglycerate kinase → MLKQLHDLEIKNKRVLLRLDLNLPIKDGKLADDTRIIRSIPTINYLVNAGAKIVIISHFGRPHEFEQQFSLEQIAGQLKQYYNQPVKFFRECIGSKALAAVDSLAVGEIMVLENLRFHPEEEKCDEAFTKELAVLGDIYINDAFSCSHRAHSSIVGLPKLLPAAAGLGLLQELKNIDVILQTPSSITAIIGGAKVSTKIPLLNNLIKKIDNLIIVGKMANTFLAASGHKIGKSSNEPDYFQEAKNILNTAKSLGKNILLPIDVVVASKLADEQYSNCKIVYHDQIDEDEVMLDIGTETTEKISDLIKKSHMLVWNGPVGLFENPYFNCSTNYIARLIWQQTKYHNLSSIIAGGDTVAAIRATGLAPEGFSYISTGGGAFLEYLEGKELPGLSVLSLVN, encoded by the coding sequence ATGCTAAAGCAATTACATGATTTAGAGATAAAAAATAAAAGAGTACTTTTAAGGTTAGACCTTAATTTACCAATCAAAGATGGTAAATTAGCAGATGATACTAGGATCATTAGGTCAATTCCTACTATTAACTACTTAGTGAATGCTGGAGCAAAGATCGTAATAATTTCTCATTTTGGTAGGCCACATGAATTTGAGCAACAATTTTCACTTGAACAAATAGCTGGACAACTTAAGCAGTACTATAACCAACCAGTAAAATTTTTCAGAGAATGCATCGGTAGTAAAGCACTAGCAGCAGTTGATAGTTTGGCCGTAGGTGAAATTATGGTATTAGAAAATTTACGTTTTCATCCTGAAGAAGAAAAATGCGATGAGGCTTTTACAAAAGAATTAGCTGTTCTTGGCGATATATATATTAATGATGCATTTTCCTGTTCGCATAGAGCACACTCATCTATTGTAGGATTACCGAAATTATTGCCTGCAGCTGCGGGTCTCGGATTATTGCAAGAATTAAAAAACATTGACGTAATTTTACAAACTCCATCTTCGATAACTGCTATTATAGGAGGTGCTAAAGTTTCAACAAAAATTCCATTATTAAATAATTTGATCAAAAAGATTGATAATTTAATAATTGTTGGGAAAATGGCCAATACATTTTTAGCAGCTTCAGGACATAAAATTGGCAAATCCTCTAATGAACCCGACTATTTTCAGGAAGCAAAGAATATTTTAAATACAGCGAAATCTTTAGGAAAAAATATCTTACTGCCAATTGATGTAGTGGTTGCCAGCAAGCTTGCGGATGAGCAATATAGTAATTGTAAAATAGTTTATCACGACCAAATCGATGAAGATGAGGTAATGCTCGATATAGGTACTGAAACTACAGAAAAAATATCTGATCTTATTAAAAAGAGCCATATGTTAGTTTGGAATGGTCCCGTTGGGTTATTTGAAAATCCATATTTTAATTGTAGCACAAATTATATCGCAAGACTAATCTGGCAACAAACCAAGTATCATAATTTAAGTAGTATAATAGCAGGTGGGGATACTGTTGCTGCTATTAGAGCAACAGGATTAGCACCAGAAGGTTTTAGTTATATATCAACTGGTGGTGGCGCATTCCTGGAATATTTAGAAGGTAAGGAACTTCCCGGCCTCTCTGTTTTATCTTTAGTCAATTGA
- a CDS encoding nucleic acid/nucleotide deaminase domain-containing protein yields the protein MKAKQKVPAPKKLNSNYFKFIEIAPQELNQQQKIDMLNLKNTMIAITQLEHIDQREDQHKRHDYNSERILDTLARVLNIDTCAAIAHSESANKFIMSFNSTLDYNHQLFLNEILSAINTTLQDSNIYHIVHSDRNLLQQIKAFEQNVLTVPGENIQKCVVSFKKFKEYYSTHQLNNEKYAEFIVDMQSHGIIGEALDKFIRPVQDAKKLLAAFNEQNVGKIIVDLLENPQELHAEINLLEYKITKKLAVDEYTGISKLCCALCEFVLEEGHVAHRGKHGVLFENGWNLTPNLLNKIPGIINKINDNSSAIINKILNMEMAILTKKDSGYVDTLLKYVENKTLPNIDVNVIERVKQIVKTSAISNPPNQRNKNKMDHDLSDDEGEPLNSTFKLFKDQIEEVEFNQYVKEHIALANDCLLSLFYQDITSNLSGANETTHADFT from the coding sequence ATGAAAGCAAAGCAAAAAGTACCAGCACCAAAGAAACTTAACTCGAACTATTTCAAATTTATAGAAATTGCTCCACAAGAATTAAATCAGCAGCAAAAAATAGACATGTTGAATCTTAAGAATACAATGATTGCTATAACTCAATTAGAGCATATTGATCAAAGAGAAGATCAACATAAGCGGCATGACTATAACAGTGAACGAATATTAGATACATTAGCACGAGTACTTAATATTGACACATGTGCAGCAATTGCTCATTCCGAGAGTGCAAATAAGTTTATAATGTCATTCAACTCAACATTAGATTATAATCATCAGCTATTTCTGAATGAAATATTATCTGCAATTAATACAACATTACAAGATAGTAATATTTACCATATTGTTCACTCAGATCGCAATTTATTACAACAAATCAAAGCTTTTGAACAAAATGTACTTACTGTACCAGGTGAGAATATACAAAAATGCGTAGTAAGCTTTAAAAAGTTTAAAGAATATTATTCAACGCACCAACTAAATAATGAGAAGTACGCTGAATTTATTGTGGATATGCAATCTCACGGTATAATTGGAGAAGCTCTTGATAAATTTATTAGACCAGTACAAGATGCAAAAAAATTACTAGCAGCTTTTAATGAACAGAATGTTGGTAAGATTATTGTAGATCTTTTAGAAAATCCACAAGAACTACATGCTGAAATTAATCTGCTAGAATATAAAATTACGAAAAAACTTGCCGTAGATGAATATACCGGCATATCAAAATTATGCTGTGCATTATGTGAATTTGTTCTAGAAGAAGGTCATGTAGCACATCGTGGCAAACATGGTGTATTATTTGAAAATGGTTGGAATCTTACCCCAAATTTGCTCAATAAAATTCCTGGTATTATAAATAAAATTAATGATAATTCTAGTGCAATTATTAATAAGATCCTTAACATGGAAATGGCTATATTGACTAAAAAAGATAGTGGATATGTTGATACGTTGCTAAAATATGTCGAAAATAAAACACTCCCAAATATTGATGTTAATGTAATAGAGAGAGTAAAGCAAATAGTGAAAACTAGCGCAATATCAAATCCGCCTAATCAGCGTAATAAAAATAAAATGGATCATGATTTATCTGACGATGAGGGTGAACCACTAAATTCTACTTTTAAATTATTTAAGGATCAAATAGAAGAGGTAGAATTTAATCAATATGTGAAAGAGCATATTGCTTTAGCTAATGATTGTCTTTTATCTCTTTTTTACCAAGATATAACCTCCAATCTTAGTGGTGCAAATGAAACAACGCATGCAGATTTTACTTAA
- the rpmH gene encoding 50S ribosomal protein L34: MKRTFQPSNLVRKRRHGFRARMATVGGREILRRRRAKGRTKLSA; encoded by the coding sequence ATGAAACGTACATTCCAACCAAGTAATTTAGTAAGAAAAAGAAGACACGGTTTTAGAGCGCGTATGGCCACTGTCGGTGGTAGAGAGATATTAAGAAGACGCAGAGCTAAAGGCCGAACAAAATTATCGGCTTAA
- the rnpA gene encoding ribonuclease P protein component — MAISSLKNQAAFDKINQKGQRLHSPYCTIVILENVSASLPKYTDHISLGMKVSKKLGNAVIRNKIKRRIRHLIRIIPCYNSLNINLALIFIPKKNFDKVEFATLVNTVSHMLNTKSSLRDR, encoded by the coding sequence TTGGCTATCTCTTCTTTAAAAAACCAAGCTGCTTTTGATAAAATAAATCAGAAAGGCCAGCGGCTACATTCTCCTTACTGTACTATAGTAATATTAGAAAATGTTTCTGCATCTCTTCCTAAATATACTGACCATATTTCCTTAGGAATGAAAGTAAGTAAAAAACTAGGTAATGCAGTAATACGTAACAAAATAAAACGGCGTATTAGACATTTAATAAGAATTATTCCGTGCTATAATTCTTTAAATATCAATCTTGCTCTCATTTTTATTCCTAAGAAAAATTTTGACAAAGTAGAATTTGCTACACTAGTTAATACAGTGTCACATATGTTAAACACCAAATCGTCATTGCGAGACCGTTAA
- the blaOXA gene encoding class D beta-lactamase: MKKTILFLSIELLLSTSVLADKKCFLVTENNKIMQQEGDCKSRHSPCSTFKIAISLIGFDSAILVDEENPTWEFKEGYVDYRDNWKQPHNPRLWMQHSCVWYSQVLTQKLGMDQFRNYIAKFNYGNQDISGDKGKDNGLTNSWLSSSLEISPEEQVQFLQQLVDNKLPVSLKSHSMTKNILFIENLPDGWKLYGKTGSGSRLNQDRTQKLDYKIGWFVGWIQKDERTIIFAHYIEDKDKQDSYADPRAKAAAKEKLLELIKNFSEKVEK, translated from the coding sequence ATGAAAAAAACAATTTTATTTTTAAGCATCGAATTATTGCTTAGCACCTCAGTGCTTGCAGATAAAAAGTGCTTTTTAGTTACAGAAAATAACAAAATCATGCAGCAAGAAGGTGATTGTAAATCTCGCCATTCGCCTTGCTCGACGTTCAAAATTGCTATTAGTCTGATAGGATTTGATTCTGCAATCCTGGTTGATGAAGAAAATCCAACTTGGGAGTTTAAGGAAGGCTATGTTGATTACCGTGACAACTGGAAACAGCCTCATAATCCTCGTCTTTGGATGCAACATAGTTGCGTTTGGTACTCGCAAGTTTTAACGCAAAAACTTGGTATGGATCAATTTAGAAATTACATCGCAAAATTTAATTATGGTAATCAAGATATTTCTGGAGATAAAGGTAAGGACAATGGCCTTACCAATTCATGGCTTTCCAGCTCTTTGGAGATTTCACCAGAAGAGCAAGTGCAATTTTTGCAACAGCTGGTTGACAATAAATTACCAGTAAGCCTTAAATCTCATTCCATGACAAAAAATATCTTATTTATAGAGAATTTACCAGATGGCTGGAAGCTTTATGGAAAAACTGGTAGCGGTTCTCGGCTTAATCAAGATAGAACGCAGAAGTTAGATTATAAAATTGGCTGGTTTGTTGGATGGATACAAAAAGATGAGCGCACTATTATCTTTGCTCATTATATTGAAGATAAAGACAAACAAGACAGCTATGCAGACCCACGAGCTAAAGCAGCTGCAAAAGAAAAATTGCTGGAATTGATAAAGAACTTCTCTGAGAAGGTAGAAAAGTAG
- a CDS encoding outer-membrane lipoprotein carrier protein LolA yields the protein MPKLVLFQLIFWYFGIAYAGSKEQSTINQFKSYLQTLKSIAVDFDQTDSNGVSSKGKLLISKPYKFRCNYYPPFPILIIGNKNYVSVYDYDMETASRIKPKDNIFNFLLTDDTDFEQHFQVSSVTEQGHTLTVKLYHVISDRYSNITFNKDTRQLQKIEIFEDDNIITLKFDQMYKVSTFAEELFEFKNPDIFGQPDRMTKDVLEKHIVLQQ from the coding sequence ATGCCTAAACTAGTTTTATTTCAGCTGATTTTTTGGTATTTTGGTATAGCTTATGCCGGCAGCAAAGAACAATCCACAATCAATCAATTCAAGTCTTACTTACAGACACTAAAATCAATAGCAGTTGATTTTGATCAAACCGATTCGAATGGCGTTAGTAGCAAAGGAAAATTACTAATTAGCAAACCTTATAAGTTTCGTTGCAATTATTATCCACCATTTCCAATATTGATAATAGGCAATAAAAACTATGTTTCAGTTTATGATTATGACATGGAAACTGCGAGCCGTATTAAGCCCAAGGATAATATTTTTAATTTTTTACTGACCGATGATACAGATTTTGAGCAGCATTTTCAAGTGTCATCAGTGACTGAACAAGGTCACACATTAACTGTGAAACTTTATCATGTAATTTCTGATCGTTACAGCAATATTACCTTTAACAAAGATACTCGGCAATTGCAGAAAATTGAGATATTTGAAGATGATAATATAATTACTTTAAAATTTGATCAAATGTATAAAGTATCAACTTTTGCTGAGGAATTATTCGAATTTAAAAACCCAGACATCTTTGGCCAGCCCGATAGAATGACTAAAGATGTATTAGAAAAGCATATTGTATTACAGCAATAG
- a CDS encoding NAD(P) transhydrogenase subunit alpha: protein MKIVALKERAKLEARTAITPEVAKLYIKKGHVILVEKDIGDRAGFADQLYIDAGAQISAVALEILADADIILKVQPSPLSAEINEIDYARSGAIILGMLSPHANFDYLKKMTAKGACGIAMELVPRITRAQNMDVLSSQSNLAGYRAVLEAAYNFDRIFPMMMTAAGTISPAKVLILGVGVAGLQAIATAKRLGAAVFAYDVRSITREQVESLGAKFIAPEIVVSDMEDKSGYAKERSEADKVGQEQFLASVIRNYDIIITTAQIPGKPAPRLITSEMLDLIKPGSVIVDMATASGGNVEGSKLDEVMIRKGVKIIGWSNLAGKIAADSSKLYAKNLYNFLEHAIKDGKFDFDDEIVKQMLVRG, encoded by the coding sequence ATGAAAATTGTAGCATTAAAAGAACGCGCTAAGTTAGAAGCGCGTACAGCTATCACGCCTGAAGTAGCGAAATTATACATCAAGAAAGGGCATGTAATTTTAGTAGAGAAAGATATTGGAGACAGAGCTGGTTTTGCTGATCAATTATATATTGATGCCGGAGCTCAAATATCAGCAGTAGCGCTTGAGATTTTAGCTGATGCCGATATTATTCTCAAAGTACAACCGTCACCACTATCAGCTGAAATTAACGAAATAGATTACGCAAGATCTGGAGCAATCATTTTAGGAATGTTATCACCTCACGCTAACTTTGATTATTTGAAAAAAATGACCGCTAAAGGGGCGTGTGGAATTGCCATGGAATTAGTGCCGCGTATTACCAGGGCTCAGAATATGGATGTACTATCTTCGCAAAGCAATCTTGCTGGTTATAGAGCAGTATTAGAAGCGGCGTATAATTTTGATCGAATATTTCCGATGATGATGACCGCGGCAGGTACTATATCGCCGGCAAAGGTTTTGATTTTAGGAGTTGGTGTTGCTGGCCTACAAGCTATAGCAACAGCAAAGAGGCTAGGCGCTGCGGTATTTGCTTATGACGTTAGAAGCATAACTCGTGAGCAGGTAGAAAGCTTAGGCGCCAAATTTATAGCTCCGGAGATTGTGGTCTCTGATATGGAAGATAAATCTGGTTATGCCAAAGAAAGGTCAGAAGCAGATAAAGTCGGTCAGGAACAATTTTTAGCTAGCGTCATTAGAAATTACGATATTATTATTACTACTGCCCAAATACCAGGAAAACCAGCGCCACGTCTTATTACCTCAGAGATGCTTGATTTGATAAAACCAGGGTCAGTTATTGTCGATATGGCGACTGCCAGCGGAGGCAATGTTGAGGGATCGAAGCTGGATGAGGTCATGATTCGTAAAGGAGTAAAAATTATCGGTTGGTCTAATTTGGCTGGCAAAATTGCAGCTGACAGCTCAAAATTATATGCTAAAAATCTTTATAATTTTCTTGAACATGCAATAAAAGATGGAAAATTTGATTTTGATGATGAAATAGTAAAGCAAATGTTGGTGCGGGGTTAG
- a CDS encoding NAD(P) transhydrogenase subunit alpha has protein sequence MTQLPIAVKQASSIAEQAQNLSDTLKDIALQGSEKINVGVDPFIFAITIFILACFVGYYVVWKVTPALHTPLMSITNAISGIIIIGGMIAASPEGFSLSSVCGYFAAFLAAINIFGGFIVTERMLGMFKKK, from the coding sequence ATGACCCAATTGCCTATAGCTGTAAAACAAGCTTCATCTATTGCTGAGCAAGCGCAAAATCTATCTGATACATTAAAAGATATTGCGTTACAAGGTAGTGAGAAAATCAACGTCGGAGTTGATCCATTTATTTTTGCGATTACAATATTCATATTAGCGTGTTTTGTTGGTTATTATGTAGTTTGGAAAGTAACCCCGGCATTACATACTCCTTTAATGTCAATTACTAATGCTATTTCAGGTATTATCATTATCGGTGGAATGATTGCTGCCAGTCCAGAGGGTTTTAGTTTGTCCAGTGTGTGCGGGTATTTTGCAGCTTTTTTGGCAGCAATAAATATTTTTGGCGGCTTTATTGTTACTGAAAGAATGCTTGGAATGTTTAAGAAGAAATAA
- a CDS encoding NAD(P)(+) transhydrogenase (Re/Si-specific) subunit beta: MSLQFIQLSYLAAAICFILALKGLSSPKAARKGSMIGIIGMAVSLLVTFYLPNFIHKVPLLVIIVAGGVIGGYMAKKIAMTAMPQLVAGFHSLVGLAAVLVAYAAMLSPENFGVGISGEVAAAALIEMSLGAAIGAVTFSGSIVAFAKLQGLMASAPMKFKGQHYVCMILALILLILIMFFVKTESVLYFNLLVFLSLLLGVLLIIPVGGADMPVVVSMLNSYSGFAAAGIGFTLGNSLLIITGALVGSSGAILSYIMCKAMNRSLIKVIFGAFLQAQGNSNVTQEHDKVAKSSSPEDAAYMLQNANSVIIVPGYGMAVAQSQHAIKEMVDILERRNIEVRFAIHPVAGRMPGHMNVLLAEANIDYEKVLELEEINRDFINTDIVLVIGANDVTNPAAKNDPNSPIYGMPILDVEKAKTILFIKRSMAAGYAGIENELFYHDNTLMLFGDAKKVVEEIVKQLHED; this comes from the coding sequence ATGTCGTTACAATTCATTCAATTATCATATTTAGCAGCAGCGATCTGCTTTATCCTAGCACTTAAAGGTTTGTCTTCGCCTAAAGCTGCTCGTAAAGGTAGTATGATCGGCATCATCGGGATGGCAGTTTCTTTGTTAGTCACTTTTTATTTACCGAATTTTATCCACAAGGTTCCTTTGCTTGTGATAATTGTAGCTGGTGGTGTAATCGGAGGATATATGGCTAAAAAGATTGCCATGACTGCAATGCCACAATTAGTTGCTGGATTTCATTCTTTGGTAGGATTGGCAGCAGTATTGGTTGCTTATGCTGCAATGCTCTCTCCTGAAAATTTCGGAGTAGGCATTAGTGGTGAAGTGGCAGCAGCTGCGTTAATAGAAATGTCACTAGGAGCAGCAATTGGCGCGGTAACGTTTAGTGGTTCGATAGTAGCATTTGCAAAATTACAGGGTTTGATGGCATCCGCGCCAATGAAATTTAAAGGACAACATTATGTTTGTATGATCCTTGCTCTAATATTGCTGATATTAATAATGTTTTTCGTAAAAACAGAGAGTGTTTTATACTTCAATTTATTGGTGTTCTTGTCGCTGTTGCTTGGAGTATTATTGATTATACCGGTTGGTGGAGCTGATATGCCGGTTGTGGTCTCAATGTTAAATTCCTATTCTGGCTTTGCTGCAGCAGGTATTGGTTTTACTCTGGGTAATAGTTTATTAATTATCACTGGAGCTCTGGTTGGCAGTAGTGGTGCTATACTTAGCTATATAATGTGCAAGGCGATGAATCGTTCGTTGATTAAAGTGATTTTTGGAGCATTTTTACAAGCGCAAGGAAATAGTAATGTCACGCAAGAGCATGATAAAGTAGCAAAAAGCAGCAGTCCTGAAGATGCTGCTTATATGCTGCAAAACGCAAATTCAGTAATAATCGTTCCTGGTTATGGAATGGCTGTTGCGCAGTCTCAACATGCAATTAAAGAGATGGTTGATATATTGGAGCGCCGGAATATAGAAGTGAGATTCGCAATACATCCGGTAGCTGGGAGAATGCCTGGTCATATGAATGTTTTGCTTGCTGAAGCAAATATTGATTATGAAAAAGTTTTAGAGCTTGAAGAGATAAATCGTGATTTTATTAATACTGATATAGTGTTAGTGATCGGAGCAAATGATGTTACTAATCCAGCAGCCAAGAATGATCCTAATAGTCCAATTTACGGTATGCCAATACTGGATGTAGAAAAAGCAAAAACTATTTTGTTTATTAAAAGATCAATGGCTGCTGGTTATGCAGGTATAGAAAATGAATTATTTTATCACGATAATACGTTAATGTTATTTGGTGATGCCAAGAAGGTGGTAGAAGAGATTGTCAAGCAACTACACGAAGATTAG
- a CDS encoding cell cycle transcriptional regulator TrcR translates to MHQNSKVPILPKATAIWLVEHTTLTFKQIADFCGVHELEVKGIADGDVAGGIMGVDPVSVSNQLTRAEIERCSKDPNARLQISSSVAYELVTKKKKQSKYTPIARRQDKPDAIYWLLKNCSDIQDNQIIKLLGTTKSTIAAIRDRSHWNIKNIRPRDPVLLGICSQIELDRLMEQIKVISPKPGSKL, encoded by the coding sequence ATGCATCAAAATTCTAAAGTACCAATATTACCAAAAGCAACTGCTATATGGCTTGTTGAGCATACAACTCTTACTTTTAAGCAGATAGCTGATTTTTGTGGAGTCCATGAACTTGAAGTAAAAGGCATAGCTGATGGAGATGTAGCTGGAGGAATTATGGGAGTTGATCCGGTATCTGTCAGCAATCAATTAACTAGAGCGGAAATCGAGCGTTGTAGCAAAGACCCAAATGCGAGATTGCAGATCTCTTCGAGCGTAGCGTATGAGTTGGTAACCAAAAAGAAAAAACAATCCAAATATACTCCAATAGCCAGACGACAAGATAAACCGGATGCTATTTACTGGCTATTAAAAAACTGTTCAGATATTCAAGATAATCAGATTATAAAATTACTTGGTACTACTAAATCTACTATTGCGGCTATTCGTGATCGTAGCCACTGGAATATCAAAAATATTCGGCCACGCGATCCAGTATTATTAGGCATCTGTAGTCAGATAGAGCTAGATCGCCTCATGGAACAAATTAAAGTTATTTCGCCAAAACCAGGCTCTAAATTATAA